A region from the Jaculus jaculus isolate mJacJac1 chromosome 18, mJacJac1.mat.Y.cur, whole genome shotgun sequence genome encodes:
- the Mrln gene encoding myoregulin codes for MTGKDWILISTTTPQSLEDEILGRLLKILFVLFVDLMSAVYVIVTS; via the coding sequence ATGACTGGTAAAGACTGGATATTAATTTCTACTACTACCCCACAAAGTCTGGAAGATGAAATTCTGGGAAGACTTCTGaaaattctgtttgttttatttgttgacTTAATGTCTGCTGTATATGTCATTGTAACTTCATAG